The segment TACTGATTTAAATGCAATACCAGCTGCAGCAATTAAAAGATTAGAAGTATTAAGAGATGGTGCAGCAGCACAATATGGTTCTGATGCAATTGCAGGAGTTATAAACATCGTTTTAAATGAAACTGTAAATGAATTGTCTATCGCAGTAACTACAGGGGCTCATTTTAGTGAAAACTCAAATAGTCAAACTGGTGGTTCTGATGGTGAAACTACAAACGTTAGCGCAAGCTACGGTTTACCTTTAGGTGAAAATGGTGGTTTTATTACATTCTCAGGAGATTTTGATGTGCGTGAAGCGTACAACAGAATGAAAGAATGGGAAGGTGGTATTTTTAACGGATATAATGCTGTTGAGAGATTAGCAAATGCCAGTAATGCTGGGTATTCTTCTGAATTCTTATCATTAGCCAATGGAGTAGATGGTGCTACATTGTCAGGAATAAACGGTTTACCGATTATAGACAATTTAAAAGGTTTTGCAAATTCGGCAGGTTATCCTACAACTGCAGGAGACGGTTTTTCTGAATTACAATCTATATTAGGGGTAGATGCAACTACTTCTGAATTAGCAGCAAGAGGTCAGAAAAGAACAGACTATAACATGAGAGTTGGACAATCTAAAGTAAGAGGAGGTAGATTTTTTGCCAACTTTAAATTACCTTTAGATGACAATGGAACGGAACTATATTCTTTTTCAGGAATGAGTTCAAGAAACGGTAACTCTGCTGGTTTTTACAGATTACCAAGTCAAAGTAGAACGTTTACACCTGCATACAATAATGGTTTTTTACCAGAAATTAATTCAACGATTTCAGATCAATCTTTAGCAGTTGGTATTAAAGGAAAAATTGGTGAGTGGAATGTAGATTTTTCTAACACGTATGGTAAAAATGCGTTCGATTTTGTTATTGGTAATACGTATAACGCTTCTCAAGGAAATGCATCTCCAACAACTTTTGATGCTGGTGGATTCTCTTTTATGCAAAATACTACCAATTTAGATTTGTCTAAATTTTACGAAGATACTTTTGAAGGTTTTGGTGTTGCTTTTGGTGGGGAACACAGAATAGAAAACTATCAAATTATTTCTGGTGAGGAATCTTCTTACACACAATACCAAGCAGATGGTTTACCATTTACAGGTATTGAAGGTACTACACCATTAAAAGACTTTTTCGGAAATTCTAGACCAGGAGGTTCTCAAGTATTTCCAGGATTTGGACCAAAAAATGAATTAGATAGAGCACGTAGTAGTGTTGCTGCTTATGTAGATTTAGACGCTAAGTTTTCTGAAGTATTCTCAACTACTTTCGCAACACGTTATGAAAACTATTCAGACTTTGGTTCTACTTTAAACTTTAAATTAGCTTCTATTTATAAAGCTTCAGATAATTTTAGAATAAGAGCTTCTTTTAATACTGGTTTTAGAGCTCCTTCTTTACACCAATTAAACTTTAACTCTACGTCTACTATTTTTCAAGACGGAGTTCCTGTAGAAGTAGGGACGTTTGCAAATGATAGTAAAGCTGCACAATTATTAGGAATTCCTCAATTAAAAGAAGAAACGTCTAATAGTTTTAGTGCTGGTTTTACAGCAAAATTACCAGAATCTAACTTAACCTTTACTGTAGACGGTTATATAGTAAATATTGCTGATAGAGTTGTGTATACAGGTCAATTTAAAGGACCAGGTACAGGATCTGAACTAGATTTATTGTTAATTCAAGCAAACGCTTCTGCAGCATCTTTCTTTGCAAATGCAATAGATACGCAGTCTAAAGGAATTGATTTTGTAGTTTCACACAAAGCAACTTTAGGAACAAATACAAGATTAAAGACTGATTTATCAGGAACGCTTTCTCAAACAAGACAAGTAGGAGATATTAACTCTTCTCAAATCTTAAAAGATGCAGGTTTAGTAGATACTTATTTTCCTGAAACTAGTAGAATATTTTTAGAAGAAGCAGTACCAAGAACTAAAATGAACTTAACCAATAGTCTAACTTCTGGGAAATTTAATGTTTTCTTAAGAAATGTGTATTTTGGTAAAGTATCTGAAGCAACTAACACTCCTGCAAATCAACAAGTTTTTGCATCTAAAATTGTTACAGATTTATCTCTTGGTTACAAAGCTACAGAAGATTTAACGTTTACAATAGGAGCTAACAATTTATTAGATGTATCTCCAGACAGAGCTATCGAAGCGAACCGTAGTGGTGGTCGTTTTGATTGGTCTAGAAGATCTCAACAATTTGGTGTTGGTGGTCGTTTCTTATTCGCAAGAGTAAGTTTTACTCTAAAGTAAATTAATTTATTTTTTTTAGAAAAAGCGGCTTTAAGCCGCTTTTTTTATGCTTAAAAATGAGTATTTTTATAAATATAAAAGATGCTATATAATTATGATTAATCAAAATATCTTATCATTA is part of the Polaribacter sp. SA4-10 genome and harbors:
- a CDS encoding TonB-dependent receptor, which gives rise to MKQSYLLKLCTIAFMFMLPLGVMAQTVKGKVTDSSGAGLPYMNVIENGTSNGTTTDDDGEFTLSVKGLPAYLNVSSMGFKTKTIKVTNNAYLTIVVKEDNTLEEIVVIGSRNPNRSVIDSPVPIDIVDIKELALSSPQVNLNQILNFVAPSFTSNTQTISDGTDHVDPASLRGLGPDQVLVLINGKRRHTSSLINVNGTFGRGSVGTDLNAIPAAAIKRLEVLRDGAAAQYGSDAIAGVINIVLNETVNELSIAVTTGAHFSENSNSQTGGSDGETTNVSASYGLPLGENGGFITFSGDFDVREAYNRMKEWEGGIFNGYNAVERLANASNAGYSSEFLSLANGVDGATLSGINGLPIIDNLKGFANSAGYPTTAGDGFSELQSILGVDATTSELAARGQKRTDYNMRVGQSKVRGGRFFANFKLPLDDNGTELYSFSGMSSRNGNSAGFYRLPSQSRTFTPAYNNGFLPEINSTISDQSLAVGIKGKIGEWNVDFSNTYGKNAFDFVIGNTYNASQGNASPTTFDAGGFSFMQNTTNLDLSKFYEDTFEGFGVAFGGEHRIENYQIISGEESSYTQYQADGLPFTGIEGTTPLKDFFGNSRPGGSQVFPGFGPKNELDRARSSVAAYVDLDAKFSEVFSTTFATRYENYSDFGSTLNFKLASIYKASDNFRIRASFNTGFRAPSLHQLNFNSTSTIFQDGVPVEVGTFANDSKAAQLLGIPQLKEETSNSFSAGFTAKLPESNLTFTVDGYIVNIADRVVYTGQFKGPGTGSELDLLLIQANASAASFFANAIDTQSKGIDFVVSHKATLGTNTRLKTDLSGTLSQTRQVGDINSSQILKDAGLVDTYFPETSRIFLEEAVPRTKMNLTNSLTSGKFNVFLRNVYFGKVSEATNTPANQQVFASKIVTDLSLGYKATEDLTFTIGANNLLDVSPDRAIEANRSGGRFDWSRRSQQFGVGGRFLFARVSFTLK